One segment of Erigeron canadensis isolate Cc75 chromosome 2, C_canadensis_v1, whole genome shotgun sequence DNA contains the following:
- the LOC122589394 gene encoding cyclin-dependent kinase inhibitor 7-like, producing the protein MRIYTTITKFSSNNSNRGSEVSVMEVAPSLSSPATTIAGDNDSRSVKKRKVGNVELRTSSSSKSVRITGSDNEDVFDDVSSGDVKAASYCSSNGEIMTEKLNCSDLEKEDIIETTTKIRYNWGSVRERASEMKEDETGEVFESPAPVKTKPPVKMPPPDEIEEFFAAAEKNLQKSFKDKYNFDVVKEVPLEGRFEWVEVKK; encoded by the exons ATGAGGATATATACAACAATAACGAAGTTTAGTAGTAATAATAGTAACAGAGGAAGTGAGGTATCTGTAATGGAGGTTGCGCCGTCGCTTTCATCTCCGGCGACGACTATCGCCGGAGATAATGATTCCAGATCGGTTAAGAAACGTAAGGTCGGTAATGTCGAATTGAGGacatcttcttcatcgaaatCGGTAAGGATTACAGGCTCTGATAACGAAGATGTGTTTGATGACGTCAGCTCCGGCGATGTTAAGGCGGCGTCGTATTGTTCAAGTAATGGAGAAATTATGACTGAGAAACTGAATTGTTCAGATCTGGAG AAGGAGGATATAAttgaaacaacaacaaaaatcagATATAATTGGGGGAGTGTGAGAGAAAg AGCAAGTGAGATGAAGGAAGATGAAACAGGGGAAGTATTTGAGTCACCGGCGCCGGTGAAAACAAAACCGCCGGTGAAGATGCCACCGCCTGATGAAATTGAAGAATTCTTTGCTGCTGCTGAAAAAAATCTCCAAAAAAGTTTCAAGGACaa GTATAATTTTGATGTGGTTAAGGAAGTTCCATTGGAGGGTCGATTCGAATGGGTTGAAGTAAAGAAGTGA
- the LOC122589030 gene encoding uncharacterized membrane protein At3g27390 has product MLNVIPDWLKIIYVVFAFCSALFFGVLKSLLIGPVAALILIAGNVGVIIGLFPTHVARTVYTLVKIPIFDAPLKVAIFFSLPVLFALWLGLSIGGSVLVGIGYGFFTPLISSFEAFRQEDESNKFVHSIVDGTSGTIKGSCTVVRDFADLCYHSYPLYLKELRELTPSSDGIRTLRLIHVPACIVVGLLGIIVDVPLYTAIAIIKSPYMLFKGWQRFIHDLISREGPFLETACIPIAGLTILVWPIFVIGSVLLTIVSSIFVGLYGSAVVYQERSFKRGVAYVIAIVAEFDEYTNDWLYLREGSVFPKPKYRKKMVPHEPHMSISGSLRSSEGKHNAFSLHAPGVMVMPTLSSSRSVREVIREVKMVQVWGNLMQSCEIVGKELLDANVITQAELYDWLNAKKGNDSPVVGLGLSCYSFFQNLLRSIKVGSEGLVLLDGLEITQLNRPQDKLFEWFFHPILVIKEQIRAIQLSEGEIKYLEKVILFGTDPQRMESWDNGSIVPEDPVRAAQIQGISRRLLGLTRGASKLPTYRRRYRQVIKNLIIYCAAKEGTGRSMSMRSVASV; this is encoded by the exons ATGCTAAACGTGATACCGGATTGGTTAAAGATAATCTATGTCGTTTTCGCCTTCTGTTCTGCTTTGTTCTTTGGTGTTTTAAAAA GTTTATTAATCGGCCCGGTTGCTGCTTTGATACTTATTGCTGGAAATGTTGGAGTAATTATAGGCCTATTTCCTACTCATGTTGCCAGGACTGTTTATACCCTTGTCAA GATTCCTATATTTGATGCACCATTGAAAGTAGCAATATTCTTTAGTTTGCCAGTTCTATTTGCGCTTTGGTTAGGTCTAAGCATAGGTGGCAGTGTTCTTGTTGGTATTGGCTATGGCTTCTTTACTCCATtgatttcatcttttgaagcctTTCGACAAGAAGACGAATCAAACAAGTTCGTGCATAGCATTGTA GATGGAACATCGGGAACGATTAAGGGAAGCTGCACAGTCGTACGAGATTTTGCTGACCTTTGTTATCATTCTTATCCCCTCTACTTGAAGGAGCTTCGTGAATTAACCCCCTCTTCAGATGGGATTAGAACTCTTAG GTTGATTCATGTGCCAGCATGCATAGTTGTTGGATTACTGGGAATAATCGTTGATGTTCCTCTTTACACCGCCATTGCTATAATAAAGAGCCCATATATGCTGTTCAAAGGTTGGCAAAGATTCATTCATGACCTAATTAGTCGAGAAGGCCCGTTTCTTGAAACAGCCTGCATACCTATTGCGGGGTTAACAATTCTAGTGTGGCCTATTTTTGTTATCGGGAGCGTCTTATTAACTATTGTTTCAAGCATTTTCGTTGGTTTGTATGGCTCAGCCGTAGTATATCAG GAAAGATCTTTCAAGAGGGGTGTTGCTTATGTGATCGCTATCGTTGCTGAATTTGATGAATACACGAATGATTGGTTGTACCTTCGAGAGGGTTCTGTTTTCCCCAA GCCTAAATACCGAAAGAAGATGGTTCCTCATGAACCACATATGTCAATTAGTGGTAGTCTTCGCTCATCAGAAGGAAAACACAATGCATTTTCTTTGCATGCTCCTGGTGTAATGGTGATGCCTACCTTATCGTCATCAAGATCCGTTAGGGAGGTCATCAGGGAGGTTAAAATGGTGCAG GTTTGGGGAAACCTCATGCAATCTTGTGAAATAGTAGGAAAGGAACTACTCGATGCCAACGTGATTACCCAAGCAGAGCTTTATGATTGGTTAAATGCCAAAAAAGGAAATGACTCGCCCGTTGTTGGTTTGGGGCTATCTTGTTACTCGTTCTTCCAAAATCTTCTCCGCTCCATAAAAGTTGGTTCTGAGGGTCTTGTGCTTCTTGATGGGCTTGAAATTACCCAATTAAACCGGCCTCAAGACAAATTATTTGAATGGTTCTTTCATCCTATATTGGTTATCAAAGAACAAATTAGAGCGATCCAGTTGAGTGAAGGTGAAATCAAGTATTTGGAGAAGGTAATCCTTTTTGGAACCGATCCTCAACGTATGGAATCTTGGGATAATGGAAGTATTGTACCCGAAGACCCCGTTAGAGCAGCTCAAATTCAAGGCATTAGTAGAAG GCTGTTAGGACTAACACGTGGTGCGTCGAAGCTACCAACTTATAGAAGAAGGTATCGACAAGTGATCAAGAACTTGATCATATATTGTGCCGCTAAGGAAGGAACAGGGAGATCAATGTCTATGAGATCGGTAGCTAGTGTGTAG